The following are encoded together in the Lathyrus oleraceus cultivar Zhongwan6 chromosome 3, CAAS_Psat_ZW6_1.0, whole genome shotgun sequence genome:
- the LOC127126205 gene encoding uncharacterized protein LOC127126205: MNSSSLGSFILTPSPPCKLHNPRFQTKPHVNFHHPLKPKFNFSTSLKATESSSNTNTPVSIPEEDASYVAVEEFIDKDWSVLDYTGPNTDRIISSGKIDENSRVLVSTGSEEFVDCLVDSSKFKSLLVLHDSLLILALLIEKYDNVMCWQGEVTIVPEKWAPFDAVFLYFLPALPFKLEDILGSLALKCSPGGRVIISHPQGREILKQQRQQYPEVVVSDLPDKAHLQSVAAAYSFDVAEFVDEPGFYLAVLICSRT; encoded by the exons ATGAATTCATCTTCATTAGGTTCCTTCATTCTCACACCATCGCCACCCTGTAAACTCCACAATCCCCGTTTTCAAACCAAACCTCATGTCAATTTCCACCATCCCCTGAAACCAAAATTCAATTTTTCCACTTCTCTTAAAGCCACCGAATCATCATCAAACACCAACACTCCAGTTTCAATCCCTGAAGAAGACGCATCTTATGTCGCCGTTGAAGAGTTCATCGACAAGGACTGGTCAGTTCTTGACTATACTGGACCAAACACTGACCGCATTATATCATCCGGTAAAATTGATGAGAATTCAAGGGTTTTGGTTTCAACTGGCTCTGAAGAGTTTGTTGATTGTTTGGTTGATTCTTCTAAATTCAAGTCTTTGCTTGTTCTTCATGACTCGCTTTTGATATTGGCTCTTCTTATTGAGAAATATGATAATGTTATGTGTTGGCAAGGAGAGGTTACTATTGTTCCTGAGAAATGGGCTCCTTTTGATGCTGTGTTTCTTTATTTTTTGCCTGCGTTGCCATTCAAACTTGAGGATATTCTTGGCTCTTTGGCTCTAAAGTGTTCACCTG GTGGAAGGGTGATAATCAGTCATCCTCAAGGGAGAGAAATACTGAAACAGCAACGACAACAGTACCCGGAAGTAGTAGTTTCTGACCTTCCTGACAAAGCACATTTACAAAGTGTTGCAGCTGCTTATTCCTTTGATGTGGCTGAATTTGTGGATGAACCTGGCTTTTACTTGGCTGTTTTGATCTGCTCTAGGACTTAA
- the LOC127126206 gene encoding uncharacterized protein LOC127126206: MKMPQFTPAASTPNNSLSVNEFWSNNCGDVSYNQLQKFWIELSLQARQELLRIDKQSLFEHARKNMYCSRCNGLLLEGFLQIVMYGKSLQQEGVSVQYPCNKLGALKKQTNGGPSFIKGCQDEILDPSIHPWGGLTTTREGSLTLMTCYLYSKSLKGLQTVFDGARARERERELLYPDACGGAGRGWISQGIVSYGRGHGTRETCALHTARLSCDTLVDFWSALGEETRFSLLRMKEEDFMERLMFRFDSKRFCRDCRRNVIREFKELKELKRMRREPRCSSWFCVADSAFQYEVSDDSVQADWRQTFPDTLGTYHHFEWAVGTSEGKSDILEFKSVGLNGCAKASSLDLGGLSACFITLRAWRLDGRCSELCVKAHSLKGQQCVHCRLIVGDGYVTITKGESIRRFFEHAEEAEEEEDDDSVDKDGNDLDGECSRPQKHAKSPELAREFLLDAATVIFKEQVEKAFREGTARQNAHSIFVCLALKLLEERVHVACKEIITLEKQMKLLEEEEKEKREEEERKERRRTKEREKKLRRKERLKGKEKDREKTCSESTDIIGSSEISKEELAAGTDMDQNNLISGGNSVVETDEVNHSDDSANIQDKELSSENDTSRTQHLSDDDCDEENSNTNDETGQQSMVEQSMLSHQRLRYRKEFPQDDMPIKWSDRRQYATVSDNGGMVGKTESRHYGESLLTSSRVVNGLNRQSRISVPAKSNGRNVSPKYGEKFYNSKNRMNDRCDIHSCSCSPNSEYKMRVEQHSPVTRVSRESKPASQYESAKQFYRGSKYNQVDYMHENNGRNKSKVILGNYPSRDLFQSKKVWEPTESLKKHHHSNSDSGVILRSTEVQEAQPDLIKSSIGEVVDSGENDYNDCNSKHLIRTDAGCQNDFQVKGEGSCSSKEIASEESGICATGGSVLNNSSDPTQSSTFSSDSCSSCLSEGDNNTSSNPENQESSTTSDSEDVSQRSEVRDNSACVENVLSDCHETAMENNQTANGESLSRSSNSLIGPSLDGRSDAFESFVEISQNFDNGFSTTNVSTQPQSMLPPVSNQNIQFPSFQAPSTMSYFHQNPVSWPAAPTNGLMPFPYPNHYLFAGPLGYGLNEDPRFCLQYGSLQQQPPSFNPAIPVYQPVARANVLNSEEWTRVSKPASLQEHISGSIAERIVSSGNNLKKPAFNGEFKHDRSAKSQENNGDFSLFHFGGPVALSTGCKSTHASSNGDGVGDFSPKSSADHAEKVHTCNKKETTTMEEYSLFAASNNLRFSIF; the protein is encoded by the exons ATGAAAATGCCACAATTCACTCCTGCCGCATCTACGCCTAACAATTCACTTTCGGTTAACGAATTTTGGTCTAACAATTGTGGCGACGTTAGCTACAATCAGCTTCAGAAG TTTTGGATTGAATTGTCACTACAAGCTCGGCAAGAACTCCTTAGGATTGACAAGCAATCCCTTTTTGAGCATGCTCGTAAAAATATGTACTGCTCCAGATGCAATGGATTGCTTCTCGAAGGATTTTTGCAAATTGTTATGTATGGGAAATCTTTGCAGCAAGAAGGGGTGAGTGTTCAATATCCTTGTAACAAACTTGGAGCTTTGAAAAAGCAAACTAATGGTGGACCAAGCTTTATAAAAGGGTGCCAAGATGAAATTCTAGATCCATCTATCCATCCTTGGGGAGGTTTGACCACAACGCGCGAGGGCTCATTAACGCTAATGACCTGTTATTTGTATTCAAAGTCTCTAAAAGGATTGCAAACT GTCTTTGATGGCGCACGTGCTAGGGAGCGGGAAAGAGAACTGCTTTATCCTGATGCCTGTGGTGGGGCAGGCCGAGGTTGGATTAGCCAAGGCATTGTGAGTTATGGCAGAGGACACGGAACAAGAGAAACATGCGCCTTGCACACTGCCAGACTTTCATGTGATACACTGGTAGACTTTTGGTCAGCGCTTGGAGAGGAGACTCGATTTTCTCTTCTAAGGATGAAGGAAGAAGATTTTATGGAGAGACTTATGTTCAG GTTTGATAGCAAGAGATTTTGCCGAGATTGTAGAAGAAATGTTATTAGAGAATTCAAGGAACTAAAGGAACTGAAACGCATGCGCAGAGAACCTCGTTGCAGCAGCTGGTTTTGTGTTGCTGACTCGGCTTTTCAGTATGAG GTATCTGACGACTCGGTTCAAGCTGATTGGCGTCAGACATTTCCAGATACTTTGGGAACCTACCATCATTTTGAGTGGGCTGTGGGCACAAGTGAAGGAAAATCTGACATTTTGGAATTTAAAAGTGTTGGATTGAACGGATGTGCCAAAGCCAGCAGCCTTGATCTTGGTGGCTTGAGTGCATGTTTCATCACTCTCCGAGCTTGGAGATTAGATGGACGATGTTCTGAACTTTGTGTTAAGGCTCACTCATTGAAAGGTCAGCAGTGTGTACATTGCAGACTAATTGTAGGAGATGGTTATGTCACAATTACGAAAGGGGAAAGTATCCGAAGATTCTTTGAGCATGCTGAAgaggctgaagaggaagag GATGATGATTCAGTTGATAAGGATGGAAATGATCTTGATGGAGAATGCTCTCGTCCCCAAAAGCACGCAAAAAGCCCTGAACTGGCTCGAGAATTTCTGCTAGATGCTGCTACTGTTATTTTTAAAGAGCAG GTTGAAAAAGCTTTCAGAGAAGGAACAGCTCGCCAAAATGCACACAGCATATTTGTCTGTCTTGCACTAAAATTGCTCGAGGAACGAGTGCATGTAGCATGCAAAGAAATCATTACATTAGAAAAGCAG ATGAAACTTcttgaagaagaagaaaaagaaaaacgTGAAGAAGAAGAACGTAAAGAGAGGAGAAGAACAAAGGAAAGGGAGAAAAAACTTCGGAGGAAGGAAAGACTAAAAGGAAAGGAAAAAGACAGAGAAAAAACATGTTCTGAATCAACAGATATTATCGGTTCTTCAgaaatctcaaaagaagaattAGCTGCAGGTACTGATATGGATCAAAATAATCTTATTAGTGGCGGGAATTCAGTTGTTGAAACAGATGAAGTCAATCATAGCGATGATTCTGCTAATATCCAAGATAAAGAACTCTCCAGTGAGAATGATACTTCGAGAACACAACATCTCTCTGATGATGATTGTGATGAAGAAAATTCCAATACAAATGACGAGACAGGTCAGCAGTCTATGGTTGAACAATCAATGCTTTCTCATCAAAGACTGAGATACAGGAAAGAATTTCCACAGGATGATATGCCTATCAAGTGGTCTGACAGACGCCAATATGCCACTGTTTCTGACAATGGTGGGATGGTTGGTAAAACCGAATCAAGACATTATGGAGAGAGTCTGTTGACATCATCGAGGGTAGTTAATGGATTGAATAGGCAATCCAGGATAAGTGTTCCTGCAAAGTCCAATGGTCGAAATGTTAGTCCAAAGTATGGCGAGAAATTTTACAATTCCAAGAACCGGATGAATGACAGATGTGATATTCATTCTTGCAGCTGTAGTCCAAATAGTGAATATAAGATGAGAGTTGAGCAACATTCTCCTGTGACAAGAGTTAGTCGGGAGTCAAAACCTGCCAGTCAATATGAATCTGCTAAGCAGTTTTATCGAGGTAGTAAGTATAATCAAGTAGACTATATGCATGAGAATAATGGAAGAAACAAAAGCAAAGTCATTTTGGGGAACTATCCCAGCAGGGATTTGTTTCAATCTAAAAAGGTTTGGGAGCCTACGGAGTCTCTGAAGAAACACCACCATAGTAATTCAGACTCTGGTGTTATTTTGAGGTCCACTGAAGTTCAAGAAGCTCAGCCTGATCTTATCAAGTCATCTATTGGGGAAGTTGTTGATTCCGGTGAAAATGATTATAATGACTGTAATTCAAAGCATTTAATTAGAACGGATGCAGGCTGTCAAAATGATTTTCAGGTTAAAGGTGAAGGTTCTTGTAGCTCTAAGGAAATTGCTTCTGAGGAATCAGGAATATGCGCAACTGGAGGCTCTGTCTTGAACAATTCTTCTGATCCTACCCAAAGTAGCACTTTTAGTTCTGACAGCTGCTCATCATGTCTAAGTGAGGGTGACAATAATACGTCATCAAACCCTGAAAATCAAGAATCCTCAACCACATCAGATTCTGAAGATGTTAGCCAACGATCTGAAGTTAGAGATAATTCAGCATGTGTGGAGAACGTGCTGTCTGATTGTCATGAAACTGCCATGGAGaataaccagactgcaaatggCGAGAGTCTATCcagaagttcaaattcacttaTTGGCCCATCTTTGGATGGAAGAAGTGATGCATTTGAGAGTTTTGTGGAAATTTCCCAAAATTTTGATAATGGGTTTTCCACCACTAATGTGAGTACTCAACCTCAAAGCATGCTTCCCCCGGTGTCGAACCAAAATATTCAATTTCCGTCATTTCAAGCTCCTTCAACAATGAGTTATTTCCATCAAAATCCAGTTTCATGGCCAGCAGCTCCAACAAATGGTTTGATGCCATTCCCATACCCAAATCATTACTTGTTTGCTGGCCCTCTTGGATATGGCTTAAATGAAGACCCACGCTTTTGTTTGCAGTATGGTTCCTTGCAGCAACAACCCCCCTCGTTTAACCCTGCCATTCCAGTTTATCAGCCAGTTGCCAGAGCTAATGTCTTAAATTCAGAGGAGTGGACACGAGTTTCCAAGCCAGCTTCCTTGCAGGAGCATATTAGCGGATCTATTGCAGAAAGGATTGTTTCATCTGGAAACAATTTGAAAAAACCAGCATTCAATGGAGAATTTAAACACGATCGTTCCGCCAAGTCACAAGAGAATAATGGTGACTTTTCCCTGTTTCATTTTGGCGGGCCTGTTGCCCTCTCAACAGGTTGTAAGTCGACTCATGCATCTTCAAATGGCGATGGTGTTGGTGATTTTAGCCCCAAAAGTTCAGCGGATCATGCCGAAAAGGTCCATACTTGCAATAAGAAAGAGACCACCACCATGGAGGAATACAGTTTGTTTGCTGCAAGTAATAACTTAAGgttttcaattttttaa